From the Deltaproteobacteria bacterium genome, the window GATCAGATCGTTGAAGGATACGGGGACACGAAGGCTTACCAGTCGATCATGGATTTTGGGACAGGGAAGAACTATCTTGTAAGGGTGATTGTGGACGACAGCGTCGTGCCGGGTAAGGTGATCACAGTGTACAGAACCAGTAGAACAGATAAGTATTGGAGGCAGTTATGAAAATAACCTATGACGC encodes:
- a CDS encoding DUF4258 domain-containing protein; this encodes MKFEITKHARKEMDRRAIPDDTVEAILQKPDQIVEGYGDTKAYQSIMDFGTGKNYLVRVIVDDSVVPGKVITVYRTSRTDKYWRQL